GAGCTGGGACCGACCGTGCAGTGCACCCCGGACAACTACGCCCACCTGCCCGAGGAGCGACGTCCCCGGTTCCTGGACACGGTGCTGCGCGCCGGTGCGGACCGTATCCGCTACGAGGTCGTCCACTCCGAGGAAGGCGGACGCTTCCTCAACGCCGAGAGCCGCTTCCTCATCGTCGACGCGGACGAGGCCGACGCACCCCTCGACCCGCCGCCCGGCTACGCCTGGGTCACCCCCGCGCAGCTCACCTCCCTGGTCCGGCACGGCCACTACCTCAACGTCCAGGCCCGCACCATGCTCGCCTGTCTCAACGCGACGGCGGTGAGCACCCGGTGAGCGGACCCCTGCGGCTGGGGGTGATCGGATGCGCGGGCATCGCGGTGCGCCGCATGCTTCCCGCCTTCGCCGCCTGCCCCGACATCGAGATAGCGGCCGTGGCCAGCCGGGACCCGGCCAAGGCCCGGCAGGTCGCGGAACGCTTCGGCTGCCGCCCCGTGCACGGATACGGCGAACTCCTCGAACTCGACGACATCCAGGCCGTCTACATACCGCTGCCGGCGGTGTTGCACGCGCAGTGGACCGAGGCGGCACTGAACACGGGCCGGCACGTCCTCGCCGAGAAGCCCCTGACCACCGACCGCCGGCGCACCGGAGAACTGCTCGAACTCGCCGACACCCGCGATCTGGTGCTCATGGAGAACGTCATGTTCGTCCATCACCATCTGCACAGGGCCGTGCGGAGCCTGGTCGCCGACGGCGCGACAGGCGAACTGCGGTCGTTCCAGGCGGCGTTCACCATCCCACCGCTGCCGGACGGTGACATCAGATACGACCCCGAACTCGGCGGCGGGGCACTGGCGGACGTCGGGGTCTACCCCCTCCGGGCCGCACTGCACTTCCTCGGCCCCGAACTCGACGTCGTCGGCGCCCGCCTCACACGGGGCGCGGGACGGCGGGTCGAGACCTCCGGCGCCGCGCTGCTGGGCACTCCCGGCGGCGTCACGGCCCAGATCACCTTCGGCATGGAGCACGCCTACCGCTCGTCGTACGAACTGTGGGGCAGCGAGGGCAGCATCACCGTCGACCGGGCGTTCACCCCGCCCGCCGACCACGTCCCCGTGATCGGCCTGCACCGCGGCGGGAAGACCCAGGAGATCCGGCTCGAACCGTACGACCAGGTGGCGGCCACCGTCGAGGCCTTCGCCGCCGCGGTGCGCGCCGGAACCCTCCCGGACACCCGCGCCACCCTGCGGCAGGCGGAACTCCTGGACGACATACGCCGGTCCGCCTCGCGCGCAGAACCCGTCAGAACTGGATGAGAGGGAGACACCCGTGCAACGTCACATCGCTTTCTTCAACTTTCCGGCCGTAGGCCATGTCAATCCCACGGTCGGTGTGGTCGAGGAACTGGTGAAACGAGGTCACCGCGTCACCTGCACCGTGACGGACCATTTCGCCCCCATCGTGAAGGCCGCCGGCGCCGAACCGGTCAGGTACGACTCGGTCTTCGGCGACTTCTACCAGGCCCCCCTGACCGCCGAGGAGAACGCCGGCGAGGGGCTGCGGTGCCTCGACGAAAGCACGTCACTCGTGGAACAGGTCGCACCGTTCTACGAGGAGAACCGGCCGGATGTGATCGTCCATGACTTCATGGCGTGGGGAGCGCGGTTCCTCGCCGCCAAGAACGACATTCCGCTGATCCGTACCTATCCGGTGTTCGGTGCCAACGAACACTTCTCGCTCCGGGAGGAGTTCCCGGTGGCGGAGCTGAGCGACCCGCAGATCATGCAGGCGGTGCAGAAGCTCGCGGGCGTGCTGCCCCGGTTCGGCCTGGCGCCCGACCCGATGGGCTTCCTCTCGCACATCGAGAAACTCGGTGTCATCTTCCTCCCGCGCGAATTCCAGTACGCGGGCGAGACCTTCGACGAACGGTTCGTCTTCACCGGGCCCTGCATCGCCGAACGCCCCTACCAGGGCACCTGGCAGCCGGCGTCGGCGGACCGGCCGGTGCTGCTGATCTCGCTCGGCACCTCGGCCAGGGGCTGGTCGGAGTTCTTCACGATGGCCATCGAGGCCTTCGGCGACTCCGAGTGGGACGTCCTCATCACCGTCGGTGAGCACACCGACCCCGCCGGCCTCGGGCCGCTGCCCGCGAACGTCGACGTACGGCGGTACGCGCCGCAGCTCGACGTGCTGCGCCACGCCCGGCTGTTCATCACCCACGGCGGCATGAACAGCACCATGGAGTCGCTGAACAACGGTGTGCCCATGGTGGTCGTGCCGCAGACGAGCGAGCAGCGGGCCAACGCCCAGCGCGTGGAGGAGCTGGGCCTCGGCCGCCGGCTGGCCAAGGAGGACGTCACGGTGCGGAGCCTGCGCGAGGCCGCGGACCAGGTCACGGGCGACGCGTCGGTGGCCGACAGGGTGCGGGCCATGCGGGAGCGCATGCGCTCCGTCGACGGTCCGGCCATCGCGGCCGACGCCGTCGAGGCGTACCTGGCCCAGCAGAGCTGAGTACCGTCCCCGTGACGCGGAACCGTGTCACGGGCGGGCCGGCACCGGCGTTCGTACGGCCCTGGACTGTTTCCGCGGCATCCTTCGGCATCGGTCGCCCCGGACATGTCCGGGGCCGTACGAACGACATCGCACATCGCGCATCGCACTCGACCGGGCCTCCGGCCTCGCTCCGCGCCGTTCCGACGGCGCCTCCCACCGAACGGGACGGTGACCCGCCAACCATGGACCACCTGGCAGAACTCAAGGAATTCGCCCGCCTGCACGCACAGGGGCAGGGCATGACGGCCGAGCACGCCACTCGTGTCCTCGCCCGTGTCACCAACGACACCACGGGGGACCCGGACTCCTGGGCCCAGGTGTGGACCGCCGAGGGCCGGGCCGCCGCCGCCCGCGACGACCTGCTCGACGCGTGCCGGCACTACGCGCTCGCCCGGTTCCCCTACCACGGTGACGCCGATCGCGAGCGTGCCCAGCGGCTCTGCGTCGACACCTTCGACCAGTGGCGCCGTGACCAGGACGGTATCGAGCGCCTGGAGTTCAAGGACACCGACGGTACGGGCGGCACCATCGCCTGCTGGGCCGCCGGGCTCGACAGATCCCGCCCGCTGCTGATCGTCATGGGCGGCATCGTCAGCGTCAAGGAGCAGTGGGCGCCGTTGCTGCCCCTGCTGCGCAAGCTCGGCTTCGCCGCCGTCGTCGCCGAGCTGCCGGGTGTCGGCGAGAACACCGTCACCTACGGCCCGGACTCCTGGCGCACCCTCAGCTTCCTGCTCGACCGGCTCGCCGACCGTGCCCGGGTCTCCGACACCTCGATGCTCGCCCTCAGCTTCAGCGGTCACCTCGCCCTGCGCGCCGCCGCCGACGACCCGCGCATCCGCCGCGTCCTCACCGTCGGCGCACCCGTCGCCGACTTCTTCACCGACGAGGCCTGGTGGCCCCGGGTGCCCGGCATCACGACCGACACCCTGCGCCGCCTCACCGGCAGCGAGGACCTCACCGAACTCCGTCACCGACTGGCGGGGTTCGCGCTCACCCCGGAGCAGCTGAGGCAGGTGCGGATACCCGTCCGGTATGTCGCCAGCAGCCGCGACGAGATCATCCCGGACACGGATCAGGCGCTGCTGCGCCGCACGCTCGGCGATGTCCGGTTCAAGACGTTCGACGACGTGCACGGTTCGCCCGCCCACCTCGCCGCGATGCGCCGCTGGCTCTTCTCCCAGCTGCTGTGGCTGCGCTTCGTACGCCGCGGCACCCGGTCGGCGTCCTGATCCGACGGCCGTCGAGGACGGGTGTCGGTGAGGGCCCGGAGGCCGGCGGTCACAGCTCCTCGGCGCGCAGTGCCAGGTCCTGGAGGATGTCCGCCGACGAGACTTCCGGGCCGCCGGCGTCGTGGACGCGGGCCAGCGTCACGAAGGCGAGGGTGAACGCCCCGACGAGCTGTTCCACGGCGCCGCCGACCTCCCGGCCGAGCAGGGCGCTGAGTTCCTCGGGGGTCGCGTCGGCCGGGACCTCGACGCGGGGCATCGTCTCGTTGAGCAGTTCCGTCACGACGCCCATCTCGGCGTCCATGTCCTGCTCCTGACCGGTGTCCTCCTCAAGCCGGCGCTGCCAGTCACCGGCCTGCGTCAGGATGCCGATCACGCGCTTGAGGACCTCGCTCTGCTCCATGCCGTGAGCATAGGCGGGCGGGCTGGGCCGGGCGGGGACCAGCGTGCGCCGGAGGAGTGAGACGTCCGGGGTCGTAGGCGTCGAATAGGGTTTCCGGATGACATCGGCACCACACACATTCACGGACGCCCTCGGTGCGTTCGAGTCCGCCGTGCGCGATCAGGACGGCGAGCGGTTCGACCGGGCCCTCCCGCTTCTCCACCGGGCGTTCCAGGCGGCGGACCAGGACGAACTCCGCGGCGAGGCAGCCCGGTTGGCCGCGCTCCTTGATCAGGTGCCGCCGGGTCCCCGGGCGGTGACCGCGGTGCTCGTCGGTGCCTGTGTCGAGCGCGGCGCGGACCCCCTGCCGTGCGCGCCGGGTCTCTTCGCCGCGGTAAGGGAGGCATTCACCGCCGCCCTCGAATTCACCGGCCGGTGGACGGCCACCGGCGGCGGCGAGCTGCCCGATCCGGGCGAGGACGAGCTGGGCGACGAGGTGATCGACCGGGTCGGCTTCGAGGCGGCGCTCGGCTGGTGGACGATGCCCGAGTGGCGCATGGCGTCGCTCGCGTTGCTGAACAGCAAGGCCGTAAGGCGGTGGATCGCCTCCGACGGGGGTGAGTTGAGGGCACTCGTGGAGCGGGTCCAGGCCGCGGCCGGTGACGCGGGCGAGGAGCTCAAGGGCCTCGTGTACGCGCTCCGCGTGCTCGACGACGAGCCGCTGGTCGTGCTGCACCGCGCGACGCGCACCGCCTATCTGATGCGGATGACCGGCATCGGCGACAACTTCCAGCTGCACACGCTGGTCGCCGGGGCGCTCATCGGCGGGCTGCATGTGCCGGGCGACGGCCCGACCCCCGAGGCGGTAGCCATGTGCCGGGACAAGGAGGGGCAGGTCCTCACCGTCGGCACGTACAACCTCTCGGCCCCCGACGGCAGTTGGATCTGGAACGAGGGGACCCCGTCCGACATCCCCGTCGTGGACGGCGCGCGCCTGCTGGTCCTCGACCCGCCGCCGTACGAACGGAGTTGGCCCGCCGGCCGGTACTTCCCCGGGATGAGCGGCGACCTGGTGCTCGAACGCGTCCTCGGCCGGGACGAGGCGGAGAGCTGGTACGCGCGCGTCGCCGATCCGAAGTAGCCGAAGCCGATTCCGTCGTCCGCCCCCCTTGCCTTCGAGAGCACTCCAACATCTACCGTTCCGGCCATGGAGACAAGGACGTTGGGACGCGGCGGCCCCGAGATCGGTCCGCTCGGCTTCGGCTGCTGGGCCGTCGGAGGCGAGTGGCAGGACCGCGACGGCAATCCGCTCGGCTGGGGCAAGGTGGACGACGAGGAGTCCGTCGCCGCGATCAGGCGGGCGCTGGAACTCGGGGTGACCTTCTTCGACACGGCGGACACCTACGGCGCGGGGCACAGCGAGCGCGTCCTCGGCCGCGCGATCGCCGGGCGACGGGACGAGGTGGTCATCGCCACCAAGTGGGGCAACTCCTTCGACGAGGCGACGCGCACCGCCACCGGCGCCGTCACCACCCCCGAGCACGCGCGGCGGGCGCTGACCGCGTCGCTGCGCCGCCTCGGTACGGACCACATCGACCTGTACCAGTTCCACGTCGGCGACGCCCCCCTCGCGGCAGGGGCCGAACTCCGCGATCTCTGCGAGGAGTTCGTGGCCGAAGGGCTGATCCGAGCCTACGGCTGGAGCACCGACGACCCGGCGCGTGCGGCGGTCTTCGCGCAAGGGCCGCACTGCGCCGCCGTGCAGCACCAGTGCAACGTGCTGGAGGACGCCCCCGAGATGCTCGACCTGTGCGCGCGGCACGGACTGCTCAGCGTCAACCGAGGCCCGCTCGCGATGGGGCTGCTCACCGACAAGACCGGCGCGGGCAGCCGGGGAGCCAAGGGCGACATCAGGGCCGTACCGCCGTCGTGGCTGCGGTGGTTCGGGCAGGGCGGCGGGGCGCTGCCCGAGTGGGTGGCGCGGGTCGACGCGGTCCGGTCGGTGCTCACCAGCGACGGACGCACCCTCGCGCAGGGCGCGCTCGCGTGGCTGTGGGCGCGCAGCGAACTGACCGTCCCGATCCCGGGCTTCCGCTCCGTCGCACAGGTCGAGGAGAACGCGGGCGCCAGGGAGTCCGGCCCCCTGACCGCGGCGCAAGTCCTGGAGATCAAGGAACTGCTGGCGGCGCCTGTCGACGCGTCCTGACCCCCGGGCGGGATCAGACGGCCCGCCCGGGGATCGGCGGACACACGGGTCAGAGCGACGCCGGGATGAGGGCCGCCGTGCCCGACACCCGGACGCGTGCGTCGTCCGGGCGCAGTTCCACCGTCAGGACTCCCGGCCGGCCCATGTCCACGCCCTGGTGGAGCGTGAGCACCGACGCCTCGGGTACGAGGCCGAGTTCACGCGCGTACGCCCCGAACGCCGCCGCCGCGGCTCCCGTCGCCGGGTCCTCCACCACGCCGCCCACCGGGAACGGGTCGCGTACGTGGAAGACGTCCGCCGACTCGCGCCACACCAGCTGGACCGTGGTCAGGTCCAGCCGGTGCATCAGCGCTTCGAGGCGGACGAAGTCGTAGTCCAGGTCCGCCAGCCGGGCGCGGGTCGCCGCGCCGACGACGAGGTGGCGGGCGCCGCCGTACGCGATGCGCGAGGGCAGGGCCGGGTCGAGATCGCCGGCCGGCCAGCCGAGCGCGTCCAGCGCCTCGGCGAGGTCGGCGCCGGCGACGTCCTCGACGTGCGGCTCGACGCTGGTGAGCGTGGCGCGCGGCGCGCCGCCGTCCCCGCCGGCGGTGACCGTCACGGGTACGGTCCCGGCGCGCGTCTCGAAGACCAGGTCACCCGCGCCGATCCGCTCCGCCAGCGCGACCGCGGTGGCGACGGTGGCGTGCCCGCAGAACGGGACCTCGGCCTTCGGGCTGAAGTACCTGATCGTGAAGGCCCGCCCCGGCTCACCGGCGCCGTCCGGGGCCGCCGTCAGGAAGGCCGACTCGCTGTACCCGAGGTCGGCGGCGATCGCGAGCATCGCGTCGTCCGTGAGCCCGGCGGCGTCGAGCACGACCCCGGCGGGGTTGCCGCCGGCGGGATCGGCCGAGAAGGCGGTGTAGCGCAGGACTTCGCCGGTCGGTGTGGCGTCGGATTCGCTCATGCGCGTGCCAACCACGCGGGGCGGGCGTCCATTCCCCGCCGGAACTCAGCCCCGCCCGATGAACGGCATCGTCGTCGCCAGCACCGTCGCGAACTGGATGTTCGCCTCCAGCGGCAGCTCCGCCATGTGCAGCACCGTCGTCGCCACGTCCGCCGCGTCCATCACCGGCTCCACCGCCAGCTCGCCGTTGGCCTGCCGGACGCCCCGCCGCATGCGCTGCGTCATGTCGGTGGCCGCGTTGCCGATGTCGATCTGGCCGCACGCGATGCGGTACGGACGGCCGTCCAGGGACAGCGACTTGGTGAGGCCCGTGAGCGCGTGCTTCGTCGCCGTGTACGCCACCGACTCCGGGCGTGGCGCGTGCGCCGAGACCGACCCGTTGTTGATGATCCGGCCGCCCTGCGGATCCTGGTCCTTCATCAGCCGGTACGCCCCCTGCGCGCACAGGAACGAGCCCGTCAGATTGGTGTCGACGACCTTGCGCCAGGCGGAGTAGGGCAGTTCCTCCAGCGGTACCCCGCCGGGGCCGAACGTGCCCGCGTTGTTGAAGAGGAAGTCGATCCGGCCGTACCGCTCGCGGACCGTGTCGAAGAGCGCGTCCACGTCCTCGGGCCGCGCCACGTCGGTCGGTACGCAGACCAGGTCCGCGTCCGGCGCCAGCGCCGCCGTCTCCGCCAGGCGCTCCGCCTTGCGTCCCGCGAGCACCACCGACCAGCCCGCCCCGGCCAGGGCGAGCGAGACGCCCCGTCCGATGCCCGAACCCGCTCCCGTCACCACGGCGATCTTCCGCACAGCACTCATGGGCCCGCAGCGTACGGGAGGAGGAGCGCGCACGGGGAACTCATCGGGCCGACATCCCGATGTTGTGTACCCGACAACGATCGGACGTCGTGTACGGCTGCACTTCCTCTGACAACTGCCGTCAGGGGAGGGGCACATCACATGACACCCGTACGTACAGGTACGCCCGCCGACCGGACCGCCACCGCGCACTCGCCCGAGTTGCGGGCCGCCGCGGCCCACCTCGGCCGTCGCAGGTTCCTCACCGTCACCGGCGCCGCCGCCGCGCTCGCCTTCGCCGTCAACCTGCCCACCGCGGGCACCGCGAGCGCCGCCGAGCTGGACGCCGCGAAGATCAAGAGCGACCCCTTCACGCTCGGCGTCGGCTCCGGCGACCCGCAGCCCGCGTCCGTACTGCTCTGGACCCGCCTCGCGCCCAGCCCGTACGAGTCCGACAGCGGTCTGCCCAGGAACAGGGTCTCCGTACGCTGGGAGGTCTCCCACGACGAGCGGTTCACCCGGATCGTCAGACGTGGCACCGCCACCGCCCACCCCGAGTTCGACCACAGCGTCCATGTCGAGGTCCCCGGCCTCGACGCGGACCGCTTCTACTTCTACCGCTTCCGCGCCGGAACGTGGATCAGCCCGGTCGGCCGCACCCGCACCGCCCCCGCGCGCTCCGCGGACATCGGGGAACTGAAGCTCGCCGCCGTCTCCTGCCAGGCGTACCACGACGGGTACTTCACCGCGTACAGGCACCTGGCCGCCGAGGACCTCGATGTCGTCATCCACCTCGGCGACTACCTGTACGAGTACGCCGTGACGGCCGTGGGCGGCGCCCGCAACTACACCGACCGGCGACTGCCCGCCCACTACAACCGCGAGACGATCACGCTGGAGGACTACCGGCTGCGTTACGGGCTGTACAAGTCCGACCCGGACCTGATGGCCGCGCACGCCGCGCACCCGTTCATCGTGACGTGGGACGACCACGAGACCGAGAACAACTACGCGGACGAGACACCCGAGAACGACGTACCGCCCGAGGAGTTC
This window of the Streptomyces niveus genome carries:
- a CDS encoding Gfo/Idh/MocA family protein, coding for MSGPLRLGVIGCAGIAVRRMLPAFAACPDIEIAAVASRDPAKARQVAERFGCRPVHGYGELLELDDIQAVYIPLPAVLHAQWTEAALNTGRHVLAEKPLTTDRRRTGELLELADTRDLVLMENVMFVHHHLHRAVRSLVADGATGELRSFQAAFTIPPLPDGDIRYDPELGGGALADVGVYPLRAALHFLGPELDVVGARLTRGAGRRVETSGAALLGTPGGVTAQITFGMEHAYRSSYELWGSEGSITVDRAFTPPADHVPVIGLHRGGKTQEIRLEPYDQVAATVEAFAAAVRAGTLPDTRATLRQAELLDDIRRSASRAEPVRTG
- a CDS encoding SDR family oxidoreductase; translated protein: MSAVRKIAVVTGAGSGIGRGVSLALAGAGWSVVLAGRKAERLAETAALAPDADLVCVPTDVARPEDVDALFDTVRERYGRIDFLFNNAGTFGPGGVPLEELPYSAWRKVVDTNLTGSFLCAQGAYRLMKDQDPQGGRIINNGSVSAHAPRPESVAYTATKHALTGLTKSLSLDGRPYRIACGQIDIGNAATDMTQRMRRGVRQANGELAVEPVMDAADVATTVLHMAELPLEANIQFATVLATTMPFIGRG
- a CDS encoding macrolide family glycosyltransferase, yielding MQRHIAFFNFPAVGHVNPTVGVVEELVKRGHRVTCTVTDHFAPIVKAAGAEPVRYDSVFGDFYQAPLTAEENAGEGLRCLDESTSLVEQVAPFYEENRPDVIVHDFMAWGARFLAAKNDIPLIRTYPVFGANEHFSLREEFPVAELSDPQIMQAVQKLAGVLPRFGLAPDPMGFLSHIEKLGVIFLPREFQYAGETFDERFVFTGPCIAERPYQGTWQPASADRPVLLISLGTSARGWSEFFTMAIEAFGDSEWDVLITVGEHTDPAGLGPLPANVDVRRYAPQLDVLRHARLFITHGGMNSTMESLNNGVPMVVVPQTSEQRANAQRVEELGLGRRLAKEDVTVRSLREAADQVTGDASVADRVRAMRERMRSVDGPAIAADAVEAYLAQQS
- a CDS encoding PhzF family phenazine biosynthesis protein, with the translated sequence MSESDATPTGEVLRYTAFSADPAGGNPAGVVLDAAGLTDDAMLAIAADLGYSESAFLTAAPDGAGEPGRAFTIRYFSPKAEVPFCGHATVATAVALAERIGAGDLVFETRAGTVPVTVTAGGDGGAPRATLTSVEPHVEDVAGADLAEALDALGWPAGDLDPALPSRIAYGGARHLVVGAATRARLADLDYDFVRLEALMHRLDLTTVQLVWRESADVFHVRDPFPVGGVVEDPATGAAAAAFGAYARELGLVPEASVLTLHQGVDMGRPGVLTVELRPDDARVRVSGTAALIPASL
- a CDS encoding alpha/beta hydrolase, which translates into the protein MDHLAELKEFARLHAQGQGMTAEHATRVLARVTNDTTGDPDSWAQVWTAEGRAAAARDDLLDACRHYALARFPYHGDADRERAQRLCVDTFDQWRRDQDGIERLEFKDTDGTGGTIACWAAGLDRSRPLLIVMGGIVSVKEQWAPLLPLLRKLGFAAVVAELPGVGENTVTYGPDSWRTLSFLLDRLADRARVSDTSMLALSFSGHLALRAAADDPRIRRVLTVGAPVADFFTDEAWWPRVPGITTDTLRRLTGSEDLTELRHRLAGFALTPEQLRQVRIPVRYVASSRDEIIPDTDQALLRRTLGDVRFKTFDDVHGSPAHLAAMRRWLFSQLLWLRFVRRGTRSAS
- a CDS encoding aldo/keto reductase; this translates as METRTLGRGGPEIGPLGFGCWAVGGEWQDRDGNPLGWGKVDDEESVAAIRRALELGVTFFDTADTYGAGHSERVLGRAIAGRRDEVVIATKWGNSFDEATRTATGAVTTPEHARRALTASLRRLGTDHIDLYQFHVGDAPLAAGAELRDLCEEFVAEGLIRAYGWSTDDPARAAVFAQGPHCAAVQHQCNVLEDAPEMLDLCARHGLLSVNRGPLAMGLLTDKTGAGSRGAKGDIRAVPPSWLRWFGQGGGALPEWVARVDAVRSVLTSDGRTLAQGALAWLWARSELTVPIPGFRSVAQVEENAGARESGPLTAAQVLEIKELLAAPVDAS
- a CDS encoding alkaline phosphatase D family protein; protein product: MTPVRTGTPADRTATAHSPELRAAAAHLGRRRFLTVTGAAAALAFAVNLPTAGTASAAELDAAKIKSDPFTLGVGSGDPQPASVLLWTRLAPSPYESDSGLPRNRVSVRWEVSHDERFTRIVRRGTATAHPEFDHSVHVEVPGLDADRFYFYRFRAGTWISPVGRTRTAPARSADIGELKLAAVSCQAYHDGYFTAYRHLAAEDLDVVIHLGDYLYEYAVTAVGGARNYTDRRLPAHYNRETITLEDYRLRYGLYKSDPDLMAAHAAHPFIVTWDDHETENNYADETPENDVPPEEFLLRRAAAYRAYWENQPLRTPQQPEGPDMQLYRRLHFGRLAQFDILDTRQYRSNQAYGDGWQVPGPESEDPTRTMTGETQERWLLNGWRQSRAIWNVVPQQVTFAQRRDVPRPDFKLSMDGWDGYPASRRRILDGAEAAGLDNLMVLTGDVHVGYGFDLKADFNDPGSRTVGTEIVATSIASGKDGADKPANWDNLTTANPHMKFYNGRRGYVTVTLGRQEARADFKTVSAVTTPGAPLSTAGSFVTEAGDPGLKPV